One genomic segment of Mauremys mutica isolate MM-2020 ecotype Southern chromosome 10, ASM2049712v1, whole genome shotgun sequence includes these proteins:
- the LOC123378474 gene encoding ras-related protein Rab-17-like produces MSVCVCVSLSPFQATFARAKPWLRELEKEFLPNELVIVLVGNKIDLAAQREFTFEEAEEFAKSESLTYMETSAKSNHQVTEVLVAIGQFQVRSRWTAPELLK; encoded by the exons atgtcggtgtgtgtgtgtgtctctctctcacctttCCAGGCAACTTTTGCGAGAGCAAAGCCATGGTTGAGGGAATTAGAGAAGGAATTTCTTCCCAATGAGCTCGTGATTGTTTTAGTCGGCAATAAGATAGATCTTGCTGCTCAGCGGGAATTCACCTTTGAG GAGGCGGAGGAGTTTGCAAAGAGTGAAAGCTTAACCTACATGGAAACGTCGGCAAAATCCAACCACCAAGTGACCGAGGTGCTTGTGGCCATAGGTCAGTTCCAAGTGAGAAGCCGCTGGACAG CTCCCGAGTTATTGAAATAG